A single region of the Lepus europaeus isolate LE1 chromosome 1, mLepTim1.pri, whole genome shotgun sequence genome encodes:
- the RUFY4 gene encoding RUN and FYVE domain-containing protein 4 yields MAEDGSVLKVTRDLKAAVSAILQAYGDGQGPVTDASAELHRLCGCLELLLQFDQKEQKSFLGPRKDYWDFLCPALRRQRGDTEAVCFVGSQDKLKSSLGKGRAFIRFCLAHGQLAESLQLCLLSPELTREWYGPRSPLLCPELQEDILDSLYALNGVTFDLDLQRPDLDGAWPMFSESRCSNSHRTQGRRPRKAKNSHKEIPDTPGDPKGVPREEPHSSHTSCLRDATRDAPLAGPLRPQQHGHLSPFLEKREDASSLGCPHSTWEPEGEELLPEQGEGAPRTGVSLETSAASSRGQAEDRGVLPGVEGQRATQETREATSESRQKWGGPGVVGETLGTEEDPTTEKQPEQTGVTSVARREERAEVSLQAVGKSLRHGLQQAQEQARCQEQLLKEREGELRALREQLCRSQEERRRLQAELEQQAQEAGRRAALYEEELGGQRDLVRAMKKRVLELIQEKDHLWQKLQHLSAVAPGCCVGCSKIFGRLSRRYPCRLCGGLVCHACSADYRRRERRCPLCAQGAEAQVL; encoded by the exons ATGGCAGAAGACGGGAGCGTCCTCAAGGTGACCAGGGACCTGAAAG CTGCCGTCTCTGCCATCCTCCAGGCCTACGGGGACGGCCAGGGGCCCGTGACCGATGCCAGTGCTGAGCTGCACAGACTCTGCGGCTGCCTGGAGCTGCTGCTACAG TTTGACCAGAAAGAGCAGAAGAGCTTCCTGGGGCCCCGCAAGGACTACTGGGACttcctctgccctgccctgcggCGACAGCGAGGTGACACGGAGGCTGTTTGCTTCGTCGGCTCTCAGGACAAG TTGAAGAGCTCGCTGGGGAAAGGCCGTGCCTTCAtccgcttctgcctggcccacggACAGCTGGCCGAgtccctgcagctctgcctcctgagcCCAGAACTCACCAG GGAATGGTATGGCCCTCGGAGCCCTCTGCTGTGCCCTGAACTCCAGGAAGACATCCTGGACTCTCTCTATGCTCTCAACGGGGTGACCTTCGACTTGGACCTGCAGCGGCCGGACCTGGATGGGGCCTGGCCCATGTTCTCAGA ATCacgctgctccaattcccatcggACCCAGGGAAGAAGACCCAGGAAGGCCAAGAATTCCCACAAAGAG ATCCCAGACACGCCTGGAGACCCCAAAGGAGTCCCACGGGAGGAGCCACACTCCAGTCACACCAGCTGTCTGAGAGATGCCACCAGGGATGCCCCATTGGCTGGACCCTTGAGACCCCAACAACATGGGCATCTTTCCCCCTTTTTGGAAAAGAGAGAAGATGCCAGCAGCCTCGGCTGCCCCCACAGCACGtgggagccagagggagaggaACTTCTGCCGGAGCAGGGGGAGGGAGCCCCAAGGACAGGGGTCTCCCTGGAGACGTCAGCAGCCAGCAGCCGGGGGCAGGCTGAGGATAGAGGGGTTCTGCCTGGTGTGGAGGGTCAGAGAGCCACCCAGGAGACTCGGGAAGCAACATCAGAGAGCAGACAGAAGTGGGGAGGGCCTGGTGTTGTCGGGGAGACCCTGGGAACAGAGGAAGACCCCACCACGGAGAAGCAGCCAGAGCAAACAGGAGTGACCAGTGTGGCCCGGAGGGAGGAGCGAGCAGAGGTGTCCCTGCAAGCTGTGGGCAAG AGCCTCAGACACGGACTCCAACAAGCCCAGGAGCAGGCCCGGTGCCAGGAGCAGCTGCTAAAGGAGCGGGAGGGGGAGCTGCGGGCACTTCGGGAGCAGCTCTGCAG GAGTCAGGAAGAGAGACGCCGGCTGCAGGCGGAGCTGGAGCAGCAGGCGCAGGAGGCCGGGCGGAGGGCTGCGCTGTATGAAGAGGAGCTCGGCGGGCAGCGGGACCTGGTCCGGGCCATGAAGAAGCGGGTGTTGGAGCTGATTCA GGAAAAGGACCACCTATGGCAGAAGCTCCAGCACCTGTCAGCGGTGGCCCCAGGATGCTGTGTGGGCTGCAGCAAGATCTTTGGCCGCCTGTCTCGGCGGTACCCATGCAG GCTCTGTGGAGGCCTGGTTTGCCATGCCTGCTCCGCGGATTACAGGAGGAGAGAGCGCCGCTGCCCACTCTGCGCCCAGGGAGCGGAAGCCCAAGTCCTCTGA